The segment gttacttgtcatttagcctttgaagaagatcctgctaggatcgaaacgtcaggccaacttacttttacacattctcttacaaaggctctttagtggataagcagttcgctaacagttttattttattttgatatatttatcgTTTGTTTTGCCTTCTGTATCAATTTTCCTCGTCGAAAAGTATTGAGTCTAAAGAATATACAACcgataataacaaaataaaataaagtaaataaataaagtaaataatgtTATCATTGTCATTAATGGACTGAAAACCGTATATATATGCACTGTCTCTACAAAGTgagtattttattatttcaaatgcCTCTTTCCATACTAATTCCTTTTTCGAGTTTAGAGGGTGtaagggagggtgggggggggggtggtcacgGCTTGTACCTAATGACGGGTATATAGGTGAGAGGGAGAGAGTAAACAAATTGGTTGAACTGATCCATAGTGTCCGTGTCATTGCCAGCAACATCCGTCCACCAACATGTATGAAAAACTCAGTTGTATAGTTACGAATTTCTGTTTTTACCGATTGAGGAAAGCAGCGAGTCTTTCTGGGTATTAAATAACTACTTTATACAGAGAAAATGTCCCTGCAATAGCAtagttttttcatattttgcatcAGTGTAAAACAACATCTCTCCTGTCTTTCTTTAATCTTTTTCAGAGTAGATGAGTAATCAGCATAAACATGGATATTCATGGCACAAATAGTACTATTTTAGGACTTGTTTTCATAGCTGCCTTAATATCATTTGCTTCTGGAATAAATATTATTCCAAATGCCATCGGATTAAGAACATGCGACAACTCTACCGATAGATTCCATATATGCTGGGATGAAGTTGACGCTGACGATATCCGCGGTTACTGCACATTCTTGCAGAATTCCTGGGGTATTGAGTCCGAGTTTGATTTCACGGAATTTGGGCAACCCACGCGTTATACTTTCGGAAGGCTACGGTTAATCTCTACGTATAGCGGGTGTGTCGTTTTGATACCGATATCGGgcggtaatgatgatgatgaagatgttGCCTGTTCGACCGAGATTCGTAAAGATACTAACAATGCTACATGTATAACATTTAAGCCAAGTGGAAGAGGCTGGAACTTAGAGAATATTCTCGCAGTTGCTTGCATTGGTTACATTGTAGTTCTGTATGTAATCGTGAGGCTGGCCGATAATCTATGTCCGTATACTAGGAACACCAAGATCGATTACCATGATCTCTATTTGATGTCGGAAAAGGAACGTTTGAAGGGGAGTTTCCGTGGCAGAAAATCCCAAAAACAGAAAAGAGTTGACTCTATTAAAGAAAGAGCTCGGAGAAGATCTGATGCTGTTGCTCAAGTTGTCGCTTCCCCCACCGCATCTTCAAGGACACCATCGACGGCGAGTACCGGTACGACTAGGTCCACCAGTTCTGGGAAACAGTCTGTGAAGCCTTCTCGTTCTAAACGCCCctcatcaacatcatcaacagCGTCCACTCAATCTAATACCTCAGGCTCCAAAACTGGAAAACGCAAATCACCAAGGTCGCCCTCAAGTGAAAAGTCACCAAACTCACGCTCTCCCTTGGATCCAATCAGCGAAACTAGAAACGGTCCAAGATTTTTTCCTTAGTGTTATATCTACTACCTGTTGTATTATTACGTTGAAATGTGCATGTATAAAATGTAACGGAACCCGAGATACCCTAGCCTTCCATTCCATATATAAAAATGACAGTAGAGGGGATGgggtaagtgtgtgtgtgtgtggggaggggggtagagCAGGAGGGTTCGTGAAGATGAGAGTTTTCGCCTGACTTGAATCatgaacaattttattttacaagGTGGAGGTATAAATTTCGGAAAGACGGGTATAGAAAGGTCACTGGGTTCttgttctgtatatatttttttaatcatatttCGTGTATTAATGTGAAGTAACATTATTTTCAACAGCGGTTTGGGGATAACTTCCGTAGTCATTGTAAGCATCCCAAACAGGTCTCTCTATTCGGTGGTTAATTATAAGGTGCTTCATTTCAATAAGATTACATTTTGCACTGTGCGAGCTAAGGCTTGATCTTGTGTGATTTTACTTTTCATCGTTATTATGTGAATCTTTAATGGATATAAGTTGTAGGAGATTAAATCCTACACGTCAATTGTAAGTGAGCTCATGTCACGTGAcatcacatgacgtcatgccaCAAGCATGTAATGACCTACATAAAATTTAAAAGATATATTACTTGGATCTAACTTAACATCAATGAAAATAAATGGAATAaacaatgtataaaataaaatttgtgaCCCCAGCACACTGGCTGCAGGCATGCACATGTTATAATTATGTTTTATTCCATCTCTGTATAAGTTTAGACTTGCGACGTATTATTATTCT is part of the Apostichopus japonicus isolate 1M-3 chromosome 11, ASM3797524v1, whole genome shotgun sequence genome and harbors:
- the LOC139976250 gene encoding uncharacterized protein, with translation MDIHGTNSTILGLVFIAALISFASGINIIPNAIGLRTCDNSTDRFHICWDEVDADDIRGYCTFLQNSWGIESEFDFTEFGQPTRYTFGRLRLISTYSGCVVLIPISGGNDDDEDVACSTEIRKDTNNATCITFKPSGRGWNLENILAVACIGYIVVLYVIVRLADNLCPYTRNTKIDYHDLYLMSEKERLKGSFRGRKSQKQKRVDSIKERARRRSDAVAQVVASPTASSRTPSTASTGTTRSTSSGKQSVKPSRSKRPSSTSSTASTQSNTSGSKTGKRKSPRSPSSEKSPNSRSPLDPISETRNGPRFFP